TTATTCTCTGTGTACTTCTCCTCATACAGATAGCACATTGGCAGTGACGGTCAAGCGAGTTGTTGATGGGGTAGTGTCTAACTATCTGAATGACAATGTAAAAGAGGGAAGTAAATTGGAGATAATGGGACCAGATGGGCGTTTTACGATAGATCCTGATATTGACAACAACCGTCACGTAGTATTGATTGGCGGTGGTAGTGGTATTACGCCTTTGATGTCTATTCTAAAAACGACCCTTTCCTTGGAGATTCAAACAAAAGTTTCTCTGCTTTATGCCAATCGAGATGAAAAAAACATCATCTTCAAAAAAGAACTGGATGATTTGCAACGCCAATATTCCAATAATTTTAAGGTGGTATATTTTGTGGATAAAAAGCAGAATGTGAATTGGAACGAAGGTCGTGAAGGGTTTTTGACTCCTACTGCACTCAAAGAAGTGTTGAAAGAACTACCGCAATACGATGCCGAGCAAACCGAATATTTTTTGTGCGGTCCAGGTGGGTTGATTGATGTGGTCCAAGCTACTTTGACTGGCTTAGACATTCCCAAAGACACGATTCACCGAGAGTTTTTTGTGATTGAAAAGGCAGCTGTTTCTATTCCTTCTGCTGCTATCAATACGCAAAGGGTAAAGGTTCGTTTTGAAGGTGAAGAACATGAGATTG
This window of the Chitinophagales bacterium genome carries:
- a CDS encoding FAD-binding oxidoreductase: MSKRFQLKVKEVVQETADAISIHFKQPFFKKVKYLPGQYLTLCVAIDGKQYNRCYSLCTSPHTDSTLAVTVKRVVDGVVSNYLNDNVKEGSKLEIMGPDGRFTIDPDIDNNRHVVLIGGGSGITPLMSILKTTLSLEIQTKVSLLYANRDEKNIIFKKELDDLQRQYSNNFKVVYFVDKKQNVNWNEGREGFLTPTALKEVLKELPQYDAEQTEYFLCGPGGLIDVVQATLTGLDIPKDTIHREFFVIEKAAVSIPSAAINTQRVKVRFEGEEHEIEVNPKDTILDAALAVGVDLPFSCQSGICCTCMGKLKSGKVHMDINEALSAKEIEEGFVLVCQSHPLTDDVVVEMQ